In Streptomyces violaceusniger Tu 4113, one DNA window encodes the following:
- a CDS encoding IucA/IucC family protein has translation MSPRDAVAHLTPDLWDRAGRLLIRKALAEFTHERLLAPELGPDGRYAVTSDDGAVTYRFAARVLSLDHWLVEADSITRHDRTGAELPLDALDFFIELRGRLGLGEDVLPVYLEEISSTLSGTAFKLAAEPVGAAQLATSGFQEIETGMTEGHPCFVANNGRLGFGIHEYLSYAPETASPVQLIWLAARRDRSTFTASADLDYDALIHSELSEETRARFAQTLTDLGLDPAGYHLLPVHPWQWWNKLSVSFAAEVARQYLVYLGPGDDEYLAQQSIRTFFNTSDPSKHYVKTALSVLNMGFMRGLSAAYMEATPAINDWLAGLVSADDTFRSCGFSIIRERAAIGYHHRQYEAATAKGSPYRKMLAALWRESPVPTLEPGRRLATMASLLHTDPDGASFVSALIEESGLTPATWLRRYLDAYLTPVLHSFYAYDLVFMPHGENVILVIEDGAVQRVIFKDIAEEIAVMDPSAVLPPTVERIRVDVPEDKKLLSIFTDVFDCFLRFLNGILVTEGLLEEDTFWQTVADSVLAYQRSAPHLADKFAQYDMFTEDFALSCLNRLQLRNNREMVDLQDPAGALQLIGTLRNPIADFGQAGD, from the coding sequence ATGAGCCCCCGCGACGCCGTCGCCCACCTCACCCCCGATCTGTGGGACCGGGCGGGCCGCCTCCTCATCCGCAAGGCCCTCGCCGAGTTCACCCACGAACGCCTGCTCGCCCCCGAGCTCGGCCCCGACGGCCGCTACGCCGTGACCAGCGACGACGGGGCGGTGACCTACCGCTTCGCCGCCCGGGTGCTCTCCCTGGACCACTGGCTGGTCGAGGCGGACAGCATCACCCGCCACGACCGGACCGGCGCCGAACTCCCCCTGGACGCCCTGGACTTCTTCATCGAGCTGAGAGGGCGGCTGGGCCTCGGCGAGGACGTCCTCCCCGTCTACCTCGAGGAGATCAGCTCCACTCTCTCCGGTACGGCCTTCAAACTGGCCGCCGAGCCGGTGGGCGCCGCCCAACTGGCCACATCCGGCTTCCAGGAGATCGAGACGGGGATGACCGAGGGCCACCCCTGCTTCGTCGCCAACAACGGCCGTCTCGGCTTCGGCATCCACGAGTACCTCTCGTACGCCCCCGAGACCGCGAGCCCCGTCCAGCTCATCTGGCTCGCCGCCCGCCGCGACCGCTCCACCTTCACGGCCTCCGCGGACCTGGACTACGACGCACTGATCCACTCCGAACTGAGCGAAGAGACCCGGGCCCGCTTCGCGCAGACCCTCACCGACCTCGGCCTGGACCCGGCCGGCTACCACCTGCTGCCGGTGCACCCCTGGCAGTGGTGGAACAAGCTGTCGGTCAGCTTCGCCGCCGAGGTCGCCCGGCAGTATCTGGTGTACCTGGGCCCCGGCGACGACGAGTACCTCGCCCAGCAGTCGATCCGCACCTTCTTCAACACCAGCGACCCCTCCAAGCACTATGTGAAAACCGCGCTGTCGGTCCTCAACATGGGCTTCATGCGGGGCCTTTCGGCCGCCTACATGGAGGCGACCCCGGCCATCAACGACTGGCTGGCCGGCCTGGTCTCCGCCGACGACACCTTCCGCTCCTGCGGCTTCTCGATCATCCGGGAACGAGCCGCCATCGGCTACCACCACCGCCAGTACGAGGCCGCCACCGCGAAGGGCTCCCCGTACCGCAAAATGCTCGCCGCCCTGTGGCGCGAGAGCCCCGTCCCGACCCTGGAACCCGGCCGGCGCCTGGCCACCATGGCGTCCCTCCTCCACACCGACCCCGACGGCGCCTCCTTCGTCAGCGCCCTCATCGAGGAATCCGGCCTCACCCCCGCCACCTGGCTGCGCCGCTACCTGGACGCCTACCTCACCCCGGTGCTGCACAGCTTCTACGCCTACGACCTGGTCTTCATGCCGCACGGCGAGAACGTCATCCTGGTGATCGAGGACGGCGCCGTCCAGCGCGTGATCTTCAAGGACATCGCCGAGGAAATCGCCGTCATGGACCCCAGCGCGGTCCTCCCCCCGACCGTCGAACGCATCCGCGTGGACGTCCCCGAAGACAAGAAACTACTCTCGATCTTCACCGACGTCTTCGACTGCTTCCTCCGCTTCCTCAACGGCATCCTGGTCACCGAGGGCCTCCTGGAGGAGGACACCTTCTGGCAGACCGTCGCCGACTCCGTCCTGGCCTACCAGCGATCCGCCCCCCACCTGGCGGACAAATTCGCCCAGTACGACATGTTCACCGAGGACTTCGCCCTCTCCTGCCTCAACCGCCTCCAGCTCCGCAACAACCGGGAGATGGTCGACCTGCAGGACCCAGCCGGGGCCCTTCAGCTCATCGGCACCCTGAGGAACCCGATCGCGGACTTCGGGCAAGCGGGGGACTGA
- a CDS encoding GNAT family N-acetyltransferase: MTPSPVFEHTDARLGTFTLRTLDPAADAGLLHGWVTHPKASYWMMQGADEAEVAAEYRRIHEHPHHDAFIGLHEGRPAFLAERYDPSRVELDGLYPARPGDVGMHFLCAPTDTPVHGFTLAVITVVMEFCFADPHVRRVVVEPDVRNAAVHALNAAVGFEIVERIAKPEKDAYLSVCTRERFEAARTALAARAVQGVTR; encoded by the coding sequence ATGACACCGTCGCCGGTTTTCGAGCACACGGACGCGCGCCTGGGCACCTTCACCCTGCGCACCCTGGACCCGGCGGCCGATGCCGGGCTGCTGCACGGCTGGGTGACCCACCCCAAGGCGTCCTACTGGATGATGCAGGGGGCGGACGAGGCGGAGGTCGCCGCCGAGTACCGCAGGATCCACGAGCATCCGCACCATGACGCGTTCATCGGCCTGCACGAGGGCCGCCCGGCGTTCCTGGCCGAGCGCTACGACCCGTCGCGGGTGGAGCTCGACGGGCTCTACCCAGCCCGGCCCGGCGACGTCGGCATGCACTTCCTCTGCGCGCCGACCGACACCCCGGTGCACGGCTTCACACTGGCTGTGATCACCGTCGTCATGGAGTTCTGCTTCGCCGATCCGCATGTCCGGCGCGTCGTCGTCGAGCCCGATGTGCGCAACGCGGCGGTGCACGCGCTCAACGCGGCCGTCGGCTTCGAGATCGTCGAGCGGATCGCCAAACCCGAGAAGGACGCCTACCTCAGCGTCTGCACCCGCGAGCGGTTCGAGGCCGCCCGCACCGCCCTCGCCGCCCGCGCCGTCCAAGGAGTGACCCGATGA
- a CDS encoding lysine N(6)-hydroxylase/L-ornithine N(5)-oxygenase family protein, translated as MPTPHTHDFIAVGLGPYNLGLACLTEPIEELDGLFLESKPEFDWHPGMLLDGVTLQTPFMADLVTLADPTSPYSFLNYLKESGRLYSFYIREIFYPLRAEYNDYCRWAAAKLISVRFGHEVTSVEYDDADGLYTVRARRPATGETTTHHARHLVLGTGTPPFLPEVCRGLDGDLVHNTHYLGSKEALQSKESITIVGSGQSAAEIYQDLLADIDTHGYRLNWVTRSPRFFPLEYTKLTLEMTSPEYVDYFHALPEDTRYRLESEQKGLFKGIDADLINGIYDLLYQKSVSGPVPTRLLTNTALTGAEYDDLSGTYTLGLRHAEQQRDFSLTTHGLVLATGYRYQVPAFLDPVRDRIRWDGQGRFDVARNYSIDTTGRGIFLQNGATHAHSLTSPDLGMGPYRNSWIIRELLGREHYPVEKSIAFQEFGAPEGAIA; from the coding sequence GTGCCCACCCCGCACACCCATGACTTCATCGCGGTCGGGCTCGGCCCCTACAACCTGGGCCTTGCCTGCCTGACCGAGCCGATCGAGGAACTCGACGGGCTGTTCCTGGAGAGCAAGCCCGAGTTCGACTGGCATCCGGGCATGCTGCTGGACGGCGTCACCCTGCAGACCCCGTTCATGGCCGACCTGGTGACGCTGGCCGACCCCACCTCCCCGTACTCCTTCCTCAACTACCTCAAGGAATCCGGGCGGCTGTACTCCTTCTACATCCGCGAGATCTTCTATCCGCTGCGCGCCGAGTACAACGACTACTGCCGCTGGGCCGCCGCGAAGCTCATCTCCGTCCGCTTCGGCCACGAGGTGACGAGCGTCGAGTACGACGATGCCGACGGCCTCTACACGGTGCGCGCCCGGCGTCCCGCCACCGGCGAGACCACCACGCACCACGCCCGTCATCTGGTGCTGGGCACCGGCACCCCGCCCTTCCTCCCCGAGGTGTGCCGCGGCCTGGACGGCGATCTGGTGCACAACACCCACTACCTGGGGAGCAAGGAGGCGCTGCAGTCCAAGGAGTCCATCACCATCGTCGGCAGCGGCCAGAGCGCGGCCGAGATCTACCAGGATCTGCTCGCCGACATCGACACCCACGGCTACCGGCTGAACTGGGTGACCCGCTCTCCGCGCTTCTTCCCGCTGGAGTACACCAAACTCACCCTGGAGATGACCTCGCCCGAGTACGTGGACTATTTCCACGCGCTCCCCGAGGACACCCGCTACCGGCTGGAGAGTGAGCAGAAGGGCCTGTTCAAGGGGATCGACGCCGACCTCATCAACGGCATCTACGACCTCCTCTACCAGAAGAGCGTGAGCGGCCCGGTGCCCACGCGGCTGCTCACCAACACCGCGCTCACCGGCGCGGAGTACGACGATCTGTCCGGCACGTACACCCTGGGGCTGCGCCATGCGGAGCAGCAGCGGGACTTCTCGCTCACCACCCACGGACTCGTCCTGGCCACCGGCTACCGCTACCAGGTGCCCGCCTTCCTGGACCCGGTACGCGACCGCATCCGCTGGGACGGCCAGGGCCGCTTCGACGTCGCCCGCAACTACAGCATCGACACCACCGGGCGCGGCATCTTCCTCCAGAACGGCGCCACCCACGCACACAGCCTGACCTCCCCGGACCTGGGCATGGGCCCGTACCGCAACTCGTGGATCATCCGTGAGCTGCTGGGGCGGGAGCACTACCCGGTGGAGAAGTCCATCGCCTTCCAGGAGTTCGGCGCACCGGAAGGAGCCATCGCATGA
- a CDS encoding pyridoxal phosphate-dependent decarboxylase family protein: protein MSFLAQTAEDPSPEPIPGAADGRAHLFNGRTAERYRRSVTDGVGLVASTVARTDRPFTGVTPAELAPEISGIDLERPLGDPDAALKELESVYLKDAVYFHHPRYLAHLNCPVVIPALLGEAVLSAINSSLDTWDQSAGGTLIERRLIDWTTERIGLGEAADGIFTSGGTQSNLQAMLLARDEACTLVEKEAAAAGETVAKSAILPRLRILTSQVSHFSIQKAAAILGLGYEAVVPVPCDQDRRMRTVALAHELNRCRREGLIVMAVVATAGTTDFGSIDPLPEIAELCDRHGTWMHVDAAYGCGLLASPTRRGLLDGIERADSVTVDYHKSFFQPVSSSAVLVRDRATLSHATYHADYLNPERSARNLIPNQVDKSIQTTRRFDALKLWLTLRIMGADAVGALFDEVVDRAAEAWALLDTDPRYEVVTEPQLSTLVFRYVPPSDGPGDPDLVDRANLHAREALAASGAAVVAGTVVDGRHHLKFTLLNPETSLSDIAYVLDLLAEHAGQYLALHIEPELSSRAS from the coding sequence GTGAGTTTCCTCGCGCAGACCGCTGAGGACCCGTCGCCGGAGCCGATACCCGGGGCGGCGGATGGCAGGGCCCACCTGTTCAACGGCCGTACGGCGGAACGCTATCGGCGCTCCGTGACCGACGGCGTCGGCCTGGTGGCCTCCACCGTCGCCCGCACCGACCGCCCCTTCACCGGCGTCACCCCCGCCGAGCTCGCCCCCGAGATCTCCGGAATCGACCTGGAGCGGCCGCTCGGCGATCCGGACGCCGCGCTCAAGGAGCTGGAGAGCGTCTACCTCAAGGACGCCGTCTACTTCCACCACCCGCGCTATCTCGCCCACCTCAACTGCCCCGTGGTGATCCCCGCGCTGCTGGGCGAGGCCGTCCTCTCCGCCATCAACTCCTCCCTCGACACCTGGGACCAGAGCGCCGGCGGCACCCTCATCGAGCGCCGGCTGATCGACTGGACCACCGAGCGCATCGGCCTCGGCGAGGCCGCGGACGGCATCTTCACCAGCGGCGGCACCCAGTCCAATCTGCAGGCGATGCTGCTCGCCCGCGACGAGGCGTGCACGCTGGTGGAGAAGGAGGCCGCCGCGGCCGGCGAGACGGTCGCCAAATCCGCCATCCTGCCGCGGCTGCGCATCCTCACCTCCCAGGTCAGCCACTTCTCCATCCAGAAGGCCGCCGCCATCCTGGGGCTCGGCTACGAGGCCGTCGTCCCGGTCCCCTGCGACCAGGACCGCCGGATGCGGACCGTCGCCCTCGCCCACGAACTGAACCGCTGCCGTCGCGAGGGCCTGATCGTCATGGCCGTCGTGGCCACCGCGGGCACCACCGACTTCGGCTCCATCGACCCGCTGCCCGAGATCGCCGAGCTGTGCGACCGGCACGGCACGTGGATGCATGTGGACGCCGCGTACGGCTGCGGGCTGCTGGCCTCCCCGACCCGCCGCGGGCTGCTCGACGGCATCGAGCGCGCCGACTCGGTGACCGTGGACTACCACAAGTCCTTCTTCCAGCCGGTCAGCTCCAGCGCCGTGCTGGTCCGTGACCGCGCCACGCTCAGCCACGCCACGTACCACGCCGACTATCTCAACCCCGAGCGCAGCGCCCGGAACCTCATCCCCAACCAGGTCGACAAGTCCATCCAGACCACCCGCCGCTTCGACGCGCTCAAGCTGTGGCTGACGCTGCGGATCATGGGCGCGGACGCCGTCGGCGCCCTCTTCGACGAGGTGGTGGACCGGGCCGCCGAGGCATGGGCCCTGCTGGACACCGATCCGCGCTACGAGGTCGTCACCGAGCCCCAACTGTCCACGCTGGTCTTCCGCTACGTACCGCCGTCGGACGGGCCGGGCGACCCGGACCTCGTCGACCGGGCCAATCTGCACGCCCGCGAGGCGCTGGCCGCCTCCGGTGCGGCGGTCGTCGCCGGAACCGTCGTCGACGGCCGTCACCACCTCAAGTTCACCCTGCTCAACCCGGAGACCTCGCTCAGCGACATCGCGTATGTCCTCGACCTCCTCGCCGAGCACGCCGGTCAGTACCTGGCCCTGCACATCGAGCCCGAACTCAGCTCGCGCGCCAGTTGA
- a CDS encoding siderophore-interacting protein — MTTAATTTATTAIPFRFFDARVVRSRPLGPSMARITFGGACLKDFTSGGRDQRFKLFLPHPGQSAPVVPVEAGEGWFATWRAMDPAERGIMRSYTVRRQRHDPHEIDVDFALHDDSGPAARWAARAETGDRVTLLGPVVEDNGGVDFRPPSGTDWVLITGDETALPAIAGILEWLPADLPVKVWLEVQHAEDMQELRTAAKAEITWLVRDTVAPGTPRSALLRNAVSATELPSGTPYAWIAGEAGTVKELRRHLVRERGFDRKAVTFTGYWRLGTCEEQLVEEAVSGTGPATDD; from the coding sequence ATGACCACCGCAGCCACCACCACCGCCACCACCGCCATTCCGTTCCGCTTCTTCGACGCGCGGGTCGTGCGGAGCCGCCCGCTCGGACCGTCCATGGCACGGATCACCTTCGGCGGCGCCTGTCTGAAGGACTTCACCAGCGGCGGCCGCGACCAGCGCTTCAAACTCTTCCTGCCGCACCCCGGCCAGAGTGCACCGGTGGTCCCGGTCGAGGCGGGGGAAGGCTGGTTCGCCACCTGGCGGGCGATGGACCCGGCCGAACGCGGCATCATGCGCTCGTACACGGTGCGCCGGCAGCGTCACGACCCGCACGAGATCGACGTGGACTTCGCGCTGCACGACGACAGCGGCCCGGCCGCCCGCTGGGCCGCGCGCGCCGAGACGGGCGACCGCGTGACCCTGCTGGGCCCGGTCGTGGAGGACAACGGTGGTGTCGACTTCCGGCCGCCGTCCGGCACCGACTGGGTGCTGATCACCGGCGACGAGACCGCGCTGCCCGCCATCGCGGGCATCCTCGAATGGCTGCCCGCCGACCTGCCCGTCAAGGTGTGGCTCGAGGTCCAGCACGCCGAGGACATGCAGGAGCTGCGCACCGCGGCGAAAGCCGAGATCACCTGGCTGGTCCGGGACACCGTGGCCCCCGGCACCCCGCGCTCCGCGCTGCTGCGGAACGCCGTGAGCGCCACCGAACTGCCCTCCGGTACGCCGTACGCCTGGATCGCGGGCGAGGCCGGGACCGTCAAGGAGCTGCGCCGCCATCTGGTGCGCGAACGCGGCTTCGACCGCAAGGCCGTGACCTTCACCGGCTACTGGCGCCTGGGCACCTGTGAGGAACAGCTCGTCGAGGAAGCCGTGTCGGGCACCGGCCCCGCGACCGACGACTGA